The genomic segment CCCTTCGCCTGCATCGGCGAGATCCCCCAGGATCTCAAGTTCCGCGGCGAGAAGACCAGGCTGGTCATCGGCGCCCGCAACCGCATCCGCGAACACGTGACCATGAACACCGGCACCGAGGGCGGCGGCGGCATCACCCGTGTCGGCGATGACGGGCTTTTCATGGCCGGCTGCCACGTGGCCCATGACGTGCAGGTCGGCAACCGGGTCATCATCGTCAACAACGCCGCGCTGGCCGGCCATTGCCTGATCGAGGACGACGTGATCATCGGCGGCCTCTCCGGCGTCCACCAATGGGTGCGCATCGGGCAGGGGGCCATCATCGGCGCCGTCACCATGGTCACCAACGACGTCATCCCCCACGGCCTCGTTCAGGCGCCAAGGGGCGAGCTTGACGGGCTCAACCTCGTCGGCCTCAAGCGCCGCGGCGTCGCCCGCTCCGACATCACCGCGCTCCGTGCCGCCTTCCAGATGCTGGCCCAGGGCGAGGGCAGCTTCCAGGAACGCGCCCGCCGCCTCGGCGACGAGACCGAAAGCGACTATGTCCGCCAGATCGTGAACTTCATCACCGCCGGCTCCGACCGCTCCTTCCTGACCCCGGGCTCGATCTGACCATGTCCGGAAAGCTTGCCATCCTTGCCTGCGCCGGCGCGCTGCCCGTGGCCATTGCCCGCGCCAACCCCGACGCCATGATCATCACGCTCGAGGGCATCCCGAGCGAGCTGGAAGGGCAATCCCACCGCCACCGCCTCGAACAGATCGGCACGCTCTTCGCCGCGATGAAAGAGGCGGGCGTCGACCGCATGGTCTTCGCCGGCTCCCTCGTGCGCCCCGCGCTCGACCCCTCGGCCTTCGACGCCGAGATGGCGGCGCTGGCCCCGCGCCTGATGGCGGCGCTGCAAATGGGCGACGATGGCCTCTTGCGAACCGTGATCGAGGTCTTCGAGGAACAGGGCTTCTCCGTCGTCGGCGCCCACCAGGTTCTGCCCTCGCTCACCGCCGAGGCGGGCCTGCATGTCGGCCCCGATCCCGACGAGACGACTAAGGCCGATATCACCCGCGCCACCGAAATCCTGCAAGGCATCGCGCCGCTCGACGTGGGGCAGGGCTGCGTCGTCGCCGGTGGCCAGTGCCTCGGCATCGAAACCGTCCAGGGCACCGACGCGCTGCTGCAATTCGTGGCCGGCACTCCCCCGCAGTTCCGCCGCGACTATCGCGGCGTGCTGGTCAAGGCCGCCAAGGCCGGGCAGGACCTGCGCATCGACATGCCCACCATCGGCCCCCGCACCATCGAGTCCGCCGCAGGCGCCGGGCTTGCGGGCCTCGTCATCGAGGCCGAAAAGGTCATGATCCTAGACCGCGACACCACACTTCAGGCCGCCCGCGACAGCGGCCTCTTCCTTCTCGCAGCGGATATCTAGATGCGCATCTTCCTCATCGCGGGCGAGGCCTCGGGCGACCGGCTCGGCGCCGCGCTCATGGCCGGGCTGAAACAGCTTTCCGCCGATGTCGAGTTCATCGGCATCGGCGGCCCGATGATGGCGGGCGAAGGGTTCAACTCGATCTTCCCGATGGACGACCTCAGCGTGCACGGGCTGGTCGAGGTGCTCAAGCAATACCCCCACCTCCGCCGCCGCCTGCACGAGGCCGCCGATGCGGTGCTCGCCGCGAATCCCGACGTGCTGATCACCATCGACAGCCCCGATTTCTGCCTCCGCGTCACCAAGATCGTGAAGGCGAAAAGCTCCATCAGAACAGTGCATTACGTGGCGCCCTCCGTGTGGGCCTGGCGCCCCAAGCGCGCCCAACGCATGGCCAGCCACATCGACCAGGTGCTCGCCCTCCTGCCGTTCGAGCCGCCCTACATGGAAGCCGCCGGGATGGAGTGCGATTTCGTCGGCCACCCGGTCGTCAGCGAACCACAGGCCACCCCCGGCCAGATCGCCGCCTTCCGGGAAAACCGCGGCCTCGGCGACGCGCCGCTCCTCATGGTCCTTCCCGGCTCCCGCCGCAGCGAGGTGGCCCAGCTCGCGCCCATCTTCGGCGAGGCGCTGCGCGAGGTCTGCCGTGCGCGCCCCGACCTGCGCATCGTCGTCCCGGCCACCGAGGCCCGCGCCGACCAGATCCGCGAGCTCACCGCCGACTGGCCCGGCGAGCCGCTCGTCATCGCACCCGATGGCCGCAGCTCCCAGGTCTATACCATTGAAAAGGCGGCTGCTTTCGGCGCCGCCGACCGCGCGCTCGCAGCCTCCGGCACGGTCTCGCTCGAACTGGCCGCGGCCGGCACGCCGATGCTCATCGCCTATGACGTTCACCCGATCAGCCGGATGATCCTGCAACGCATGCTGAAGATCGACACGCTGACTTTGGTCAATCTCGTCACCGACACCCGCGCCGTGCCCGAACTCAACGGCGCCCGGTGCCGACCAGAGCTTATCGCCCCCAAGCTATTGGAATTGCTCGACGATCCCGGCGACCAACCCGACGCGATGAAGCTCACCATGGAACGCCTCGGCAAAGACGGCGAGGCCCCCGGCCTCCGCGCCGCGAAGGCCGTGCTGAAGCACCTTCAGTAGAACCGCAGCCGCTGCCCCACGCCCATGTCCTTCGCCTTGGCCAGCATCGCATGCCCCAGCGCGATATCCGACAGCGACAGTCCACGATGCCAGAAGAGGATCGTCTCCTCGGCACTCTCGCGCCCCGGCTTCACCCCGGCCACGATCTGTCCCAACTCCGCATGCAGCGTCTCCGCCGTCAGCTTGCCCTGATCGACGTGTTCGCGCAGCGCGCCGAACACCCCATGCGCCTGGCCCCAGTCATCCATCACTACCTTGTCCATGATATCCGTCAGGTTCAGCTCCACCGCCGACATGGTGCCATACGGCACCACCAGCGCGCCGGGCTTGATCCACTCGGTCTTCAGAAGCGGCTGCGGTTCCGACAGGCGTGACGCTTCCACAACGATATCAGCATCTTGCAGGCAGGACTTCCAGTCATTCGTCACGGTGATCTCGCGCCCCAGGTCGGCCCGCAACTGCTCCGCAAACGCCTCCTGGCTCTCCGGCCGCCGCGAATGCACCCGCACCTCCTCGAAATCGAAGAGGTGACACAGCAGCCGCACGTTCCAATAAGCCGTCCCGCGCGCCCCGATATGGCCCAGCACCTTCGGCTTCTCCGGCGCCAGGTACTTGGCCCCCAGCGCGGTGATCGCCCCGGTGCGCATCTCGGTAATCCCCGTCGCGTCGATCAGCGCCTTGGGCGCCCCCATCCGCGGGTCGAACAGCGTCAACAGCCCGTATTCCGAGGGCCGCCCCGATTTGTAGTTGTCGACGAAATCGCCCACCACCTTGGTCCCGGCGCTGTCGATCTCGCCACCAATCCAGCCGCGCAGCACGTTGAAATGCCCCTCGACCCCGGCCCGCGGCCGGATATGCATCCGCGGCTCGATCGACGTCTCGCCCTTGCCCTGCATCCTCAGCGAATCCTCGATCGCCGACAGGATCTCGGCATCGGTGAACCCCAGCGCCTCGATATCGAAGCGGTTCAGGTAATCGAGGTAAACGGGCGGCGTGGAGGCAGGGGAACTCATGAGGCAGGGCCTTTTATTATGTATGGACAAAAAGACACTGGCAGCGGCGGCCCGCCGCGGCAACCCGGAAATGCACAGTTTTCCCGTCCGGCGCGCCGAATGCCTATTCGCCGCGCTCCTGCAACGTGATCCAGACGGTTTTGTCGGTATAAGCCCACCGATCCCGCGCATCGGCCACCCCGGCCGACACCATGGCCGCCGCAACCCCGGCCAGCGATGGTCCGATCACGATCGTCCCGCTGAGCCCCGGATACATCACGCCCTCGGCCATGTAATCCTCGCTCAGGCACCGCACCTGCATCGGCGAGGCGCGGCCCCGCGTGATCGGAAACGCCACCTTCGCCGGCGTCACCAGCGTCGCCTTCAACTCCTTCGATTCCAGGACGCAGGTCACCCCGTCTTCCTGCCGGATGAAGCTGCCCTCGGCATCGGTCACCTGCGTTCGGAAGGGCTTGGTCGTGGTCGTGGCGATGAACGCCGGGTCGACGCCGGGCTTCAGCGCAAACTGCACCGGTTCAGAGGAGATATCGGCGCCACAGGCGGTCAGAACCAGGGCAAAGGGCAGGCAGGCAAGAAAGCGGATGCGCACGGAAAACACCTATCAGGAAAGTATCTATGTGAGACTTTCCCTTGTAAGCTGTTCTTCATGTCCGGCAAGCGCGGCGGCGTCTCGGGCCCGGCTAACGTCACGGAACCCTCTCAGCCCCGCCAGATCCACCCGCCGCCCAGGATACGGCTGCCGCCCGTCTCGTAGAACACGCAGGCCTGGCCCGGCGACACGCCTTCCTCGGCGGTCAGCAGCTCCACCTCCGCTTCCGTCTCAGAGAGCGGCCGGATGATCGCCTCCCGCGGCGGCCGGGTCGAGCGGACCTTGACCGACACATGCCATTCGTCCCGCGACGTGAACGCCTCGTCCCCCAGCCAGTTGATCTCGCGCACCGGCACCACGCGGGTCGCCAGCATCTCCTTCGGCCCCACGATCACCTGCTTGGCGTCCACATCGAGCTTCACCACGTACAAAGGCTCCGACAGCCCGCCGATACCCAAGCCCCGGCGCTGCCCGATCGTATAATGAATCACGCCCTCATGCTCGCCCAGCACCCGGCCATCCACATGCACGATCTGCCCCGGCTCGGCCGCACCGGGCCGCAGCTTCTCGATGACGGACGCGTAATTCCCGTTCGGCACGAAGCAGATATCCTGGCTGTCCGGCTTGTCCGCCACCGCCAGCCCGTACCGCGCCGCGAGCTTCC from the Roseovarius indicus genome contains:
- the lpxA gene encoding acyl-ACP--UDP-N-acetylglucosamine O-acyltransferase, coding for MSERGETEVHPSAVVEPGAQLGQGCQVGPFCHVGPDAKLGDGVILKSHVVISGDTEVGEDSTLFPFACIGEIPQDLKFRGEKTRLVIGARNRIREHVTMNTGTEGGGGITRVGDDGLFMAGCHVAHDVQVGNRVIIVNNAALAGHCLIEDDVIIGGLSGVHQWVRIGQGAIIGAVTMVTNDVIPHGLVQAPRGELDGLNLVGLKRRGVARSDITALRAAFQMLAQGEGSFQERARRLGDETESDYVRQIVNFITAGSDRSFLTPGSI
- a CDS encoding LpxI family protein, whose amino-acid sequence is MSGKLAILACAGALPVAIARANPDAMIITLEGIPSELEGQSHRHRLEQIGTLFAAMKEAGVDRMVFAGSLVRPALDPSAFDAEMAALAPRLMAALQMGDDGLLRTVIEVFEEQGFSVVGAHQVLPSLTAEAGLHVGPDPDETTKADITRATEILQGIAPLDVGQGCVVAGGQCLGIETVQGTDALLQFVAGTPPQFRRDYRGVLVKAAKAGQDLRIDMPTIGPRTIESAAGAGLAGLVIEAEKVMILDRDTTLQAARDSGLFLLAADI
- the lpxB gene encoding lipid-A-disaccharide synthase; the protein is MRIFLIAGEASGDRLGAALMAGLKQLSADVEFIGIGGPMMAGEGFNSIFPMDDLSVHGLVEVLKQYPHLRRRLHEAADAVLAANPDVLITIDSPDFCLRVTKIVKAKSSIRTVHYVAPSVWAWRPKRAQRMASHIDQVLALLPFEPPYMEAAGMECDFVGHPVVSEPQATPGQIAAFRENRGLGDAPLLMVLPGSRRSEVAQLAPIFGEALREVCRARPDLRIVVPATEARADQIRELTADWPGEPLVIAPDGRSSQVYTIEKAAAFGAADRALAASGTVSLELAAAGTPMLIAYDVHPISRMILQRMLKIDTLTLVNLVTDTRAVPELNGARCRPELIAPKLLELLDDPGDQPDAMKLTMERLGKDGEAPGLRAAKAVLKHLQ
- a CDS encoding ornithine cyclodeaminase family protein; this encodes MSSPASTPPVYLDYLNRFDIEALGFTDAEILSAIEDSLRMQGKGETSIEPRMHIRPRAGVEGHFNVLRGWIGGEIDSAGTKVVGDFVDNYKSGRPSEYGLLTLFDPRMGAPKALIDATGITEMRTGAITALGAKYLAPEKPKVLGHIGARGTAYWNVRLLCHLFDFEEVRVHSRRPESQEAFAEQLRADLGREITVTNDWKSCLQDADIVVEASRLSEPQPLLKTEWIKPGALVVPYGTMSAVELNLTDIMDKVVMDDWGQAHGVFGALREHVDQGKLTAETLHAELGQIVAGVKPGRESAEETILFWHRGLSLSDIALGHAMLAKAKDMGVGQRLRFY